A genomic stretch from uncultured Pseudodesulfovibrio sp. includes:
- a CDS encoding PEP/pyruvate-binding domain-containing protein, giving the protein MSKTQKKPAEKASVSKAGAKTESLQQKLVLNGADIKKIGEEAELLVGGKNYNTAIISQVAGIRAPEFRAISSHVFHFILDETKVNAAVVRATVDKEYNKVDWSSDAVNEDSEYLQQFVRDVGKKIREQSEKQSGTPIKLRTFINNVVEGFATSPEGIDQLRMRSVLVQSAILSVDIPVEIGKEVMGAYNSICKEAGLDDVPVAVRSSAAGEDSRKKAFAGLQDTYLNIVGADECLEAYHWDCASAYNLRSMTYRREAILDAITKAEETGDVAIAELAKKEWAIEHTSLSVCIMRMINPVISGTAFSADTATGCRGTDRNDLVSIDASYGLGEAVVGGMVTPDKFYVFQRDGGREVVIRYMGCKEKKIIYKEDGSGTQVVKVPDNEVYRWALSIAQAEMVAQGVRAISKAYGGMIMDSEFCIDKSDRLWFVQARPETRWNEDFEQHPNTIFMRRLEVDKKAIASAEVILEGNGASRGAGQGTVKYLRSALELNKINKGDILAAERTDPDMVPGMRIASAILADVGGDTSHAAITSRELGIPAIIGIQRLESLRSLDGQQVTVDGSRGKVYRGELPLVEVGGEINVAELPTTKTKVGLILADVGQALFLSRLRQVPDFEVGLLRAEFMLGNIGVHPMALEAYDKDVLNDLVEEKIQQMDMRLTKVMKEQLASGLITMPLKLREYVGLITGLTSKMEALAEQESARNTDEVLAMHRRLREMDHKLDDHISFATERLDILKTSIDAEAHVAVVLGYHDMLESMPEIRSEAWKMRQQHEKIVDEYVARLKDEPEFVAYLDKITRLREEVALKMGLKSEMDEVATLPDRIRRLLETRGYTTGKENYIQTLSQGLALFAMAFYGSNIVYRTTDFKSNEYRNLLGGLLFEAHEDNPMIGYRGVSRNIHDWELEAFKLARGIYGSKNLSIMFPFVRTLEEARSMKRYLKQVHNLESGKDDLKVILMAEIPSNAVLCKEFLKEVDGFSIGSNDMTQMVLATDRDNASLQHIYDEEDPAVVWAILSAIFAGQKYGKKVGFCGQGVSNSIILRGLVAIAGIVSASVVPDTYRQTKFDLAAIEAEGIKTRDLGVWLKEQHMKNLQALLEANSYGHILKKYKSPEDFMEWYEGELDRFGEQLRDHMETPKEEFYRQEMEQFRAVFHKPVIYASWDWHHTVQDAMRHAGFESFDEQEAALEEQRKKQW; this is encoded by the coding sequence ATGTCCAAGACCCAGAAAAAGCCCGCCGAAAAGGCGTCTGTCAGCAAAGCCGGGGCGAAAACTGAGAGTCTCCAACAGAAGTTGGTCCTGAATGGGGCCGACATCAAGAAAATCGGTGAAGAAGCCGAGCTTCTTGTCGGTGGTAAGAACTACAACACCGCCATCATCAGTCAGGTCGCTGGAATTCGGGCTCCCGAATTTCGTGCAATCTCATCACACGTATTTCATTTTATTCTCGATGAAACAAAGGTCAACGCCGCTGTTGTCCGCGCCACAGTGGACAAGGAATACAACAAGGTTGACTGGAGTTCCGATGCTGTTAACGAGGATTCCGAATATTTGCAGCAGTTTGTTCGCGACGTTGGCAAGAAAATTCGTGAACAGTCCGAAAAGCAGTCCGGTACCCCTATCAAACTGCGCACCTTCATCAACAACGTTGTTGAAGGATTTGCCACTTCTCCTGAAGGCATTGATCAGTTGCGTATGCGGTCAGTGCTGGTTCAGTCCGCTATTCTTTCCGTGGATATCCCGGTCGAAATCGGCAAGGAAGTCATGGGGGCATACAATTCTATATGTAAAGAAGCCGGTCTGGATGATGTTCCTGTTGCCGTGCGTTCTTCCGCTGCTGGTGAAGATAGCCGCAAGAAAGCGTTTGCCGGATTACAGGATACGTATCTGAATATCGTGGGAGCCGATGAGTGCTTGGAGGCATATCATTGGGATTGCGCCTCTGCTTACAATCTGCGTTCCATGACCTATCGGCGTGAGGCTATTCTTGATGCCATCACCAAGGCCGAGGAAACTGGTGATGTTGCCATTGCCGAACTTGCCAAGAAAGAGTGGGCTATTGAGCACACTTCCTTGTCTGTTTGTATTATGCGCATGATCAACCCGGTTATTTCCGGTACGGCGTTCAGTGCTGATACTGCGACAGGTTGCCGTGGTACCGATCGTAATGATCTGGTGTCTATCGATGCCAGTTACGGATTGGGTGAAGCTGTTGTCGGTGGTATGGTCACTCCTGATAAATTTTATGTATTCCAGCGTGATGGTGGTCGAGAAGTCGTCATTCGTTACATGGGCTGCAAGGAAAAGAAGATCATTTACAAGGAAGACGGCAGCGGAACCCAGGTGGTCAAAGTCCCTGATAACGAGGTTTATCGCTGGGCTCTTTCCATTGCTCAGGCTGAGATGGTCGCGCAGGGTGTCCGTGCCATTTCCAAGGCGTATGGCGGGATGATCATGGACTCTGAGTTCTGCATCGACAAGTCTGACCGTCTTTGGTTTGTCCAGGCCCGTCCCGAGACACGGTGGAATGAGGATTTTGAGCAGCATCCCAATACTATCTTCATGCGACGCCTTGAAGTGGACAAGAAAGCTATTGCGTCAGCTGAGGTCATTCTTGAAGGCAACGGTGCGTCCCGTGGAGCAGGGCAGGGTACGGTCAAGTATCTCCGATCTGCTCTCGAATTGAATAAAATCAACAAGGGTGACATCCTGGCCGCTGAGCGTACCGACCCGGATATGGTGCCCGGCATGCGTATAGCGTCCGCCATTTTGGCTGACGTTGGTGGTGATACCAGTCACGCAGCCATCACCTCGCGTGAATTGGGTATCCCGGCTATCATCGGTATTCAGCGCCTTGAATCCCTACGCTCTCTTGATGGACAGCAGGTCACGGTCGATGGCTCCAGAGGCAAGGTTTACCGTGGCGAATTGCCGTTGGTCGAAGTGGGTGGTGAGATTAATGTCGCTGAATTACCTACTACCAAGACCAAGGTTGGCTTGATTCTGGCTGATGTTGGTCAGGCTTTGTTCCTGTCTCGTCTTCGTCAGGTACCTGATTTTGAAGTCGGGCTGCTTCGTGCTGAATTTATGCTTGGTAATATAGGCGTTCATCCTATGGCTCTTGAAGCCTACGATAAGGATGTTTTGAATGATCTGGTGGAAGAAAAAATCCAACAGATGGATATGCGACTGACCAAAGTCATGAAAGAGCAGCTTGCATCAGGTCTGATTACCATGCCGCTCAAACTTCGCGAATACGTTGGTCTGATCACTGGGCTGACATCAAAAATGGAAGCCTTGGCAGAACAGGAAAGCGCACGAAACACTGACGAAGTTCTGGCTATGCACCGCCGCCTGCGTGAGATGGATCACAAGCTGGATGATCATATCTCTTTTGCGACAGAGCGTCTGGATATCCTCAAGACTTCAATTGATGCTGAAGCGCACGTTGCCGTAGTGCTCGGTTATCATGACATGCTTGAAAGCATGCCGGAAATCAGGTCTGAGGCTTGGAAAATGCGTCAACAGCATGAAAAAATAGTGGATGAATATGTTGCGCGTTTGAAAGATGAACCGGAGTTTGTTGCTTATCTCGACAAAATTACCCGCCTGCGCGAGGAAGTGGCTCTCAAGATGGGACTCAAGTCCGAAATGGATGAAGTGGCAACTCTGCCTGACCGCATCCGTCGTCTTCTTGAAACTCGTGGCTACACTACAGGCAAGGAAAACTACATTCAGACCCTGTCTCAAGGCTTGGCTCTCTTTGCCATGGCCTTTTACGGTAGCAACATCGTTTATCGAACCACTGACTTCAAATCCAATGAATACAGAAACCTCCTTGGAGGCCTGTTGTTTGAGGCTCATGAAGACAACCCCATGATCGGATATCGCGGCGTTTCCCGTAATATTCATGACTGGGAACTGGAAGCCTTCAAGCTTGCGCGGGGTATCTACGGCAGCAAGAATCTGTCTATTATGTTCCCGTTTGTTCGTACTTTGGAAGAAGCCCGCTCTATGAAGAGGTATCTCAAGCAGGTGCATAATCTGGAGTCCGGCAAGGATGATCTCAAGGTCATTCTCATGGCGGAAATTCCGAGCAATGCTGTGCTGTGTAAGGAATTCCTTAAGGAAGTTGACGGTTTCTCTATCGGGTCAAATGACATGACACAAATGGTGCTGGCAACAGATCGTGACAACGCGAGCCTCCAGCATATTTATGACGAGGAAGATCCAGCAGTTGTCTGGGCCATTCTGTCTGCCATTTTTGCCGGACAGAAATATGGAAAAAAGGTCGGTTTCTGCGGTCAGGGTGTGTCTAATAGCATTATCCTGCGAGGATTGGTCGCCATTGCCGGTATCGTTTCCGCGTCGGTTGTTCCTGATACATATCGTCAAACAAAGTTTGATTTGGCGGCTATTGAGGCCGAGGGTATCAAGACGCGTGATCTGGGAGTATGGCTCAAGGAACAACATATGAAAAATCTTCAGGCTCTTCTTGAAGCCAACAGCTACGGGCATATCCTGAAGAAGTATAAGTCTCCCGAAGATTTCATGGAATGGTACGAAGGTGAACTGGATCGTTTCGGTGAACAACTTCGTGACCACATGGAAACTCCCAAGGAGGAGTTTTATCGTCAGGAGATGGAGCAGTTCAGAGCCGTTTTCCACAAGCCAGTTATCTATGCCAGCTGGGATTGGCACCATACTGTTCAGGACGCCATGCGTCATGCAGGATTTGAGTCCTTTGATGAGCAGGAAGCTGCGCTTGAGGAACAACGCAAAAAGCAGTGGTAA
- a CDS encoding exopolyphosphatase, whose translation MRLVTRSDFDGLACATLLKHLDLIDDYLFAHPKDLQDGKVEVTPNDILANVPYVAGCGLWFDHHTSEKDRLGDIEFEGESKPLPSCARVIYDYYGEDKFPESFNNLMEAVDKVDSANLTPEEITSPTGWILLGFVMDPRTGLGRYRNYRISNYQLMLDMIEYCRSMTAEEIMKQPDVKERIDRYFADEPKFIEMLKNNTTVHGNAIVLDLRNQEPIYCGNRFMIYTLFDQCNVSIRVIWGFKKQNVVFTVGHSIFNRTSKTDIGSLMLSFGGGGHRAVGTCQVPEESTSETLKKMLERINADG comes from the coding sequence ATGAGACTTGTCACCCGATCTGATTTTGACGGCCTGGCCTGCGCCACTCTTCTCAAACATCTTGACCTCATAGACGATTATCTTTTTGCCCACCCGAAAGATCTGCAGGATGGCAAGGTTGAAGTAACCCCGAACGACATACTCGCCAACGTTCCCTATGTGGCCGGATGCGGGCTGTGGTTTGATCACCACACCAGTGAAAAAGACCGTTTAGGGGACATTGAATTCGAAGGCGAAAGCAAGCCACTCCCAAGTTGTGCCCGCGTTATCTACGATTACTACGGGGAAGACAAATTTCCTGAATCATTCAACAACCTCATGGAAGCCGTTGACAAGGTGGATTCCGCTAATCTGACACCTGAAGAGATCACATCCCCTACCGGCTGGATTCTTTTAGGGTTTGTCATGGACCCAAGGACCGGGTTGGGACGCTACCGGAACTACCGCATCAGCAACTACCAGCTCATGCTGGATATGATCGAGTACTGTCGTTCCATGACTGCCGAAGAGATCATGAAACAACCTGACGTCAAGGAACGGATCGACAGATACTTCGCCGATGAACCCAAGTTCATAGAAATGCTCAAAAACAACACAACGGTTCATGGCAATGCGATTGTTCTGGACTTGAGGAATCAAGAGCCAATTTACTGCGGCAACAGATTCATGATCTACACCCTGTTTGATCAATGTAATGTCAGTATCCGTGTCATTTGGGGCTTCAAAAAGCAAAACGTTGTCTTCACCGTGGGCCACTCGATCTTCAACCGTACAAGTAAAACGGACATCGGTTCACTCATGCTCTCATTCGGGGGCGGTGGTCATCGTGCCGTCGGCACATGTCAAGTGCCGGAAGAGTCAACTTCAGAGACACTCAAAAAAATGCTCGAACGAATCAACGCTGACGGATAA
- a CDS encoding biotin--[acetyl-CoA-carboxylase] ligase produces MIPQGIFLAEGTPEQLAATHISWGADVTASGPWRSCGSACGFGREWLRASQDCGATIVVIQECATTMDVVREMAGNDLLSDWGAVISVVQKGGRGQLRRPWVSLPGNLHASIVLPKPPTAGVWAESLSNLLPLVAGSLFADALESLGASVQLKWPNDILQGGRKIGGMLIEERNDLIILGLGLNLAGCPEDALMRDDCSASAGIATIPLLTGGPLTLLETLVNRGKNVYAVMLDEIPPTQFIRSIENRLAWMGQTIQVHEGNLNSYEAVIVGLSPQGGLVVLRGGEETVLFSGSIFPL; encoded by the coding sequence ATGATTCCACAAGGTATTTTTCTCGCAGAAGGTACGCCTGAACAACTGGCGGCAACCCATATCTCGTGGGGTGCTGATGTGACAGCTTCCGGGCCCTGGCGTTCTTGCGGCAGTGCATGTGGTTTTGGCCGGGAATGGCTTCGTGCGAGTCAGGATTGCGGGGCAACCATTGTTGTTATTCAAGAGTGTGCAACGACAATGGACGTGGTCCGTGAGATGGCGGGAAATGATCTCTTGAGTGATTGGGGAGCCGTAATCAGCGTTGTGCAGAAAGGCGGCAGAGGACAACTGCGTCGACCATGGGTTTCCCTGCCCGGTAATTTGCACGCTTCAATTGTTCTGCCAAAACCACCGACTGCCGGGGTATGGGCTGAATCATTGTCAAACCTACTGCCATTGGTTGCAGGATCTCTGTTTGCTGATGCTTTGGAGTCCCTTGGGGCATCCGTTCAGCTTAAGTGGCCGAATGATATTCTTCAGGGTGGCCGAAAAATTGGTGGAATGCTCATTGAAGAACGAAATGATCTTATTATTTTGGGGCTGGGGCTTAATCTTGCAGGATGTCCAGAAGACGCTCTGATGCGCGATGATTGTTCGGCTTCAGCCGGCATTGCCACAATTCCATTGTTGACGGGCGGTCCGTTGACCCTCCTTGAAACCCTTGTAAACCGGGGGAAAAATGTGTATGCAGTCATGCTTGACGAGATTCCGCCTACTCAATTTATTCGTAGTATTGAGAATAGGCTGGCTTGGATGGGGCAAACCATTCAAGTCCATGAGGGGAACCTAAATTCATATGAAGCTGTGATAGTAGGCCTTTCCCCTCAAGGTGGGCTCGTTGTTTTGCGTGGTGGAGAAGAAACGGTTCTGTTTTCAGGTTCGATTTTTCCTCTCTAA
- a CDS encoding tRNA nucleotidyltransferase, producing MQIYLAGGAVRDLLLGRTIHDRDYLVMNATREEFMKSFPAANEVGLAFPVFILDRTEFSFPRAETLSEELKSRDLTVNAQLLDEDGKLICHPQGLGDLHDRVLRPASEQAFHIDPLRVFRAARFWAQLPEFTPHAELKEAMRSVAADGLLDSLAPDRIGQEVYKVLSAPAPGNFLRLLSETDCLSPWFEELRNASAITAGPPPYHDTHVLEHICRTMDSLAGDPTAVWMGLCHDLGKTLTSKEKLPSHHGHDHAGIPLAEKLAQKVRLSNRLKMAGMKAAQWHMIAAQYDELRSGTQVDLLMDTYLSNVLDPLFELVRVDQDKDFRNRARRNLTTILDVKLKPEDRNLGAKSGERLRVLRAQAIARRSQK from the coding sequence ATGCAGATTTACCTAGCTGGCGGCGCTGTCCGCGATCTCCTGCTCGGCAGGACTATCCACGACAGAGATTATCTCGTCATGAATGCAACCCGCGAAGAATTCATGAAGTCATTTCCCGCCGCCAACGAAGTCGGCCTGGCCTTCCCTGTCTTCATATTGGATAGGACTGAATTTTCATTCCCGCGGGCAGAAACCCTATCTGAAGAATTAAAATCCCGAGACCTGACTGTCAATGCTCAATTGCTCGATGAAGACGGTAAATTGATCTGCCACCCGCAAGGGCTGGGAGATTTGCACGACAGAGTGCTCCGACCGGCTTCGGAACAAGCGTTTCACATTGACCCGCTGAGAGTGTTCCGTGCGGCCCGGTTCTGGGCTCAACTCCCGGAATTCACGCCACACGCCGAGTTAAAGGAAGCCATGCGATCAGTTGCGGCTGACGGCCTGCTCGACTCACTGGCCCCGGACCGCATCGGACAGGAAGTATACAAAGTCCTTTCCGCTCCAGCGCCTGGCAACTTTCTGCGCCTGCTTTCGGAAACCGACTGCCTGTCTCCATGGTTTGAAGAACTGCGCAACGCCTCCGCAATCACGGCAGGACCGCCCCCCTACCACGACACCCACGTTCTGGAACACATTTGCCGCACCATGGACTCACTGGCCGGAGATCCGACAGCCGTCTGGATGGGACTTTGCCATGATCTCGGAAAAACGTTGACCTCAAAAGAAAAACTCCCAAGCCATCACGGCCATGATCATGCAGGAATTCCCCTTGCAGAAAAGCTCGCACAAAAAGTTCGCCTGTCAAATCGACTGAAAATGGCAGGAATGAAAGCCGCACAATGGCATATGATCGCGGCTCAATATGATGAGCTACGTTCAGGCACTCAAGTGGACCTGCTCATGGACACATATCTCTCAAACGTTCTGGATCCTCTTTTTGAACTTGTACGAGTGGATCAGGATAAGGACTTTCGAAACCGCGCCCGCAGGAACCTGACAACCATTCTTGATGTAAAACTCAAACCAGAAGACAGAAATCTTGGAGCAAAATCCGGTGAAAGACTTCGAGTTTTACGTGCACAGGCCATAGCTCGACGATCACAGAAATGA
- a CDS encoding pyruvate carboxylase: MKPKSFEEVLEEVKGKRILVANRGIPARRICRSITEMFNAKAIMTATDVDKTSPATSGANELLMLGSDPRAYLDLDRVIREAKAKDVVAIHPGWGFGAEDDSFPAKCKEAGILFIGPEQEPMRILGNKVAVRKLAIEQGVPVVPGSEGAVSIPEAREIAKEIGFPVMLKAEGGGGGRGIYEVYQDEDLENAFSKASALAQASFGNPRLYVEKLLTSVRHIEIQVIADQYGNVFCMDERDCSVQRNHQKLIEITPSPWPKYTEELRAQLKEYSRRLVAAVGYYSLATVEFLVDTKGVPYLIEVNTRLQVEHGITECRYGIDLVEEQIAIAFGSKLRLNDKDTKPYQWAMQCRINCEDPQKNFDPNSGRITRYVSPGGQGIRIDSCVGVGYRFPSNYDSAASLLISYGNSWDKVVALMKRALREYMIGGLKTTLPFHRKIIDQKKFVEADYDTNFVRQNYAELMDYSDREPDFLRMMRLVAEISALGYNKYVQLGEYRGREDKRVGRFELVEPPEKSTGFESRFSRKMDREAILDTLRTDRESGIVHMTDTTTRDITQSNSGNRFRLAEDRIVGPSLDKCGFFSLENGGGAHFHVAMLANMTYPFAEAAEWNKFAPNTLKQILVRSTNVLGYKPQPKNVMRLTGEMINEHYEIIRCFDFLNHVENMRPFAEVAMSSKRNIFEPAISLSWAKGFGVDRYLQVTDSIIAMCADAGGVTKKQAEKMIILGLKDMAGVCPPRFMRELISTIRAKYPELVIHSHRHYTDGLFVPTMGAAAEAGAHIVDVAIGASVRWYGQGEVLSTAAYIEDEIGLKTHLDKEMIRSTNFKLKQIMPYYDRYTAPYFQGIDHDVVRHGMPGGATSSSQEGALKQGYIKLLPYMLKFLEGTRKVVRYHDVTPGSQITWNTAFLAVTGAYKRGGSREVRRLLNVLDIVTLCKEEDLTSHEREARLALYRDSNDAFRNLLLGKFGKLPLGFPEDWVYQSAFGKGWEIAIKERTEESPLTTLVDVDLEAEKKALQTRLHRCPTDEEFVMYLNHPGDAITTIDFCEKFGNINNLPVDVWFEGLEKGEVLHFQGNCMKPHRMRILDISEPDENGMAVVRYVLDSEIMSHQVKVAEPEAGGKESTEMADPANEYHVGSPSNGDLWVTHVSPGDRVKAGEELFNISIMKQEKAVTAKVDGTVRRVIKSAQYTEDKKMVPVVEGELIVELGPEVGVCPTCKFDVPSEECNFCPNCGQKI, translated from the coding sequence ATGAAGCCGAAGTCCTTTGAAGAGGTGCTTGAAGAGGTCAAAGGGAAGCGCATACTTGTAGCCAACCGGGGTATCCCTGCACGGCGCATTTGTCGTTCCATTACTGAAATGTTCAACGCGAAGGCGATTATGACCGCCACAGACGTTGATAAAACTTCCCCCGCAACATCGGGAGCCAATGAGCTGCTTATGCTTGGTTCCGATCCTCGTGCTTATCTCGATCTGGACCGTGTCATTCGTGAAGCCAAGGCCAAAGACGTTGTCGCCATTCATCCCGGTTGGGGGTTTGGGGCCGAGGACGATTCTTTCCCTGCCAAGTGCAAGGAAGCCGGGATTCTTTTCATTGGTCCTGAACAGGAACCTATGCGTATTCTTGGTAACAAGGTCGCAGTCCGTAAGCTTGCCATTGAGCAAGGGGTGCCGGTTGTTCCTGGCTCCGAAGGGGCGGTGTCAATTCCCGAAGCCCGGGAAATTGCCAAGGAGATCGGATTTCCTGTCATGCTCAAGGCCGAGGGTGGCGGTGGTGGTCGTGGTATTTATGAGGTCTATCAGGATGAAGATCTTGAAAATGCTTTTTCCAAAGCTTCCGCGTTGGCACAGGCTTCATTCGGCAATCCGCGTCTCTATGTAGAAAAACTGCTGACTTCTGTTCGTCATATCGAGATTCAGGTTATCGCTGATCAGTATGGCAATGTATTTTGTATGGATGAACGAGACTGCTCGGTTCAGCGTAATCACCAGAAGCTTATCGAGATAACGCCGTCTCCTTGGCCAAAGTACACCGAGGAACTGCGTGCACAGCTCAAGGAATACTCAAGGCGCCTTGTTGCGGCCGTTGGGTATTATTCCTTGGCGACCGTGGAGTTTTTGGTGGATACCAAGGGTGTTCCATATCTCATTGAAGTAAATACTCGCTTGCAGGTGGAACATGGCATCACTGAATGTCGATATGGTATTGACTTGGTCGAAGAGCAGATCGCCATTGCTTTCGGTTCAAAGCTGCGTTTGAACGACAAGGATACCAAGCCTTACCAGTGGGCCATGCAGTGCCGCATTAACTGCGAAGACCCGCAGAAAAACTTTGATCCCAACTCCGGGCGTATAACTCGATATGTTTCGCCGGGTGGTCAAGGTATCCGTATCGACTCCTGCGTTGGTGTTGGGTACCGTTTCCCCTCTAACTACGACTCTGCAGCTTCCTTGCTGATATCCTATGGTAATTCCTGGGATAAGGTCGTTGCCTTAATGAAACGAGCCCTGCGTGAATATATGATCGGTGGGTTGAAGACGACACTTCCTTTCCATCGCAAGATCATTGACCAGAAGAAATTTGTAGAGGCTGATTACGATACCAATTTTGTTCGTCAGAATTATGCCGAACTTATGGATTACTCTGATCGTGAGCCTGATTTCCTGCGCATGATGCGACTCGTGGCTGAAATATCAGCCCTCGGCTACAACAAGTATGTCCAGTTGGGTGAGTATCGAGGACGGGAAGATAAGCGGGTTGGACGTTTCGAATTAGTCGAACCACCTGAGAAGTCGACCGGATTCGAGTCTCGTTTTTCGCGGAAAATGGACCGGGAAGCTATTCTGGACACTTTGCGTACGGACCGTGAAAGCGGCATTGTTCACATGACGGATACTACCACGCGCGATATAACGCAGTCCAACAGTGGTAACCGTTTCCGTTTGGCTGAAGATCGGATTGTTGGTCCGTCCTTGGATAAATGCGGATTTTTCTCCCTTGAAAATGGTGGTGGGGCGCATTTCCATGTGGCCATGCTTGCGAACATGACTTATCCGTTTGCTGAAGCGGCGGAGTGGAACAAGTTCGCACCGAATACGCTGAAGCAGATTCTCGTTCGTTCTACCAATGTTCTGGGGTACAAACCGCAGCCGAAGAACGTTATGCGGTTGACCGGCGAAATGATCAACGAGCATTATGAGATTATCCGTTGTTTTGACTTCCTGAACCACGTCGAAAACATGCGGCCTTTTGCAGAAGTTGCCATGAGCTCAAAGCGGAACATTTTTGAGCCTGCCATTTCTTTGTCCTGGGCCAAGGGCTTTGGTGTTGATCGGTATCTGCAAGTAACCGATTCCATTATCGCCATGTGTGCTGATGCTGGTGGTGTCACCAAAAAGCAGGCTGAGAAGATGATCATTCTCGGTCTTAAGGATATGGCCGGCGTCTGTCCGCCCAGATTCATGCGAGAGCTTATTTCTACCATCCGAGCCAAGTACCCAGAACTGGTTATTCACAGTCATCGTCATTATACTGATGGCTTGTTCGTTCCGACCATGGGTGCGGCTGCGGAAGCTGGTGCTCATATTGTTGACGTGGCTATCGGCGCATCTGTACGTTGGTATGGTCAGGGAGAAGTTCTGTCCACAGCCGCATACATTGAAGATGAGATTGGCCTGAAGACGCATCTTGATAAGGAAATGATTCGGTCGACCAATTTCAAGCTGAAGCAGATTATGCCGTATTACGATCGCTATACCGCACCGTATTTTCAGGGCATTGATCACGATGTTGTCCGCCACGGTATGCCGGGCGGAGCTACTTCCTCGTCGCAGGAAGGGGCTCTCAAACAAGGTTATATCAAGCTTCTGCCATATATGCTCAAGTTCCTTGAGGGGACACGTAAAGTAGTTCGTTATCACGATGTTACTCCCGGTTCGCAGATTACCTGGAACACCGCATTCTTGGCAGTGACAGGTGCATACAAGCGGGGCGGTAGCCGTGAGGTGCGAAGACTGCTGAATGTTTTGGATATCGTTACGCTGTGCAAGGAAGAAGATCTTACCAGTCATGAGCGCGAGGCTAGACTCGCTTTGTATCGTGATTCCAATGATGCTTTCCGCAATCTGTTGCTTGGCAAGTTTGGAAAATTGCCACTCGGCTTCCCGGAAGACTGGGTTTACCAGTCAGCATTCGGCAAAGGGTGGGAAATTGCAATCAAGGAACGCACAGAGGAATCTCCGTTGACCACTTTGGTCGATGTGGATTTGGAGGCGGAAAAGAAAGCGTTACAGACACGGCTGCACAGGTGTCCGACCGACGAAGAGTTTGTCATGTATCTCAATCATCCGGGTGATGCCATCACAACCATCGACTTCTGCGAGAAGTTCGGCAATATCAACAACCTGCCTGTTGATGTATGGTTTGAGGGCTTGGAGAAGGGTGAAGTCCTGCATTTTCAGGGCAATTGCATGAAGCCGCACCGGATGCGTATTTTGGATATCTCCGAGCCGGATGAAAATGGTATGGCCGTTGTCAGGTACGTGCTTGATTCCGAAATCATGAGCCATCAGGTCAAGGTTGCAGAACCTGAAGCTGGTGGAAAAGAGTCTACTGAAATGGCTGATCCGGCTAACGAGTACCATGTCGGTTCGCCTAGTAATGGTGATTTGTGGGTCACACATGTCAGCCCGGGCGACAGGGTTAAGGCTGGCGAAGAACTCTTCAATATCTCCATCATGAAGCAGGAGAAAGCCGTGACCGCAAAGGTTGACGGTACAGTTAGACGTGTTATCAAGTCAGCCCAATACACCGAGGACAAAAAGATGGTGCCGGTTGTTGAAGGCGAGTTGATTGTTGAACTTGGTCCTGAAGTTGGTGTGTGTCCGACGTGTAAGTTCGACGTTCCCAGTGAAGAATGTAACTTCTGTCCCAACTGTGGACAGAAAATTTAA